In the genome of Kluyveromyces marxianus DMKU3-1042 DNA, complete genome, chromosome 1, one region contains:
- the IFM1 gene encoding translation initiation factor 2 (mitochondrial) has protein sequence MILTRRLPVRACSRLTMTFPLATSVRDFHWSGLQLAGKRKKRYAPSKELKKLTFDIPKHTSVNNLSNLLNIRLEKLIQDLKKLGFSQASSNYILTREYIELILQEYNYEFESTKTVDSSNLYDELKSPMNPRFLEPRPPIVTIMGHVDHGKTTILDYLRKSSIVSQEHGGITQHIGAFQCIAPVSKKPITFLDTPGHAAFLKMRERGANITDIIVLVVSVEDSIMPQTLEAIKHAKNSGNELIVAITKIDKITNMKERAKAIEKVENSLIANEIELEKIGGDVQVVHISAKTGENMDQLEESIISLSDIMDLKAEKNVKTVCEGWVLESEVKKAVGNVATVLLKKGIMSKGDILISGNSICKIRSMLNENGDNVPKAFPSQAVEIVGWKSLPNAGDEVIQVKSESIAKKYVSKRQHLLQEESEVKDIEKLNDDRAIEQEKVSMTEDELDDLEDGDEAAAEVETGPKDINFIIKADVSGSEEAIVQSIEHLGNEEVRCNIVQSSVGVPTEGDLKMAKITGSTIICFNLDNVPNDIINNKDKVPVKQFNVIYKLIEDVTETLTENLKPIFEEKQLATVEIREIFEFKVKRKFIKIAGCKVVNGKVSRNSMVKVVRGPQEDEVYNGRIASIKQGKETVQDVNKGNDCGITLENDFEDYEVGDKIIVYEKIKVPRFL, from the coding sequence ATGATACTTACAAGAAGACTTCCTGTAAGAGCATGCAGCAGACTTACGATGACGTTTCCTCTGGCTACGTCAGTACGGGACTTCCACTGGAGTGGTTTGCAACTTGCTGGTAAGAGGAAGAAACGGTACGCACCTTCGAAAGAGCTCAAGAAGTTGACTTTTGACATACCGAAGCACACATCGGTTAATAATCTATCAAATCTTTTGAACATTCGACTCGAGAAACTAATccaagatttgaaaaagctGGGTTTCTCCCAGGCTTCTTCCAACTACATTTTGACTAGGGAATATATTGAGCTTATTTTGCAAGAATATAACTATGAATTTGAGTCAACGAAAACTGTCGACTCCTCTAATCTTTATGATGAACTAAAATCACCAATGAACCCTCGTTTCCTTGAACCACGCCCTCCTATCGTTACTATTATGGGCCACGTTGATCATGGTAAGACAACTATATTGGATTACCTTCGTAAATCGTCTATTGTATCGCAGGAACATGGAGGGATCACTCAGCATATTGGTGCTTTCCAGTGTATAGCTCCGGTGTCCAAAAAACCGATAACTTTTCTCGATACCCCCGGTCACGCAGCATTTCTTAAGATGAGAGAGCGTGGTGCTAATATTACTGACATCATTGTCTTAGTTGTTTCTGTTGAAGATTCTATTATGCCGCAAACACTAGAAGCTATCAAGCATGCCAAGAACTCCGGAAATGAGCTCATCGTGGCAATTACGAAGATCGATAAGATTACCAATATGAAGGAGCGTGCGAAGGCTATTGAGAAGGTCGAGAACTCGCTAATTGCTAACGAAATAGAACTTGAGAAGATTGGCGGTGACGTTCAGGTTGTTCATATTAGTGCTAAGACAGGTGAAAATATGGatcaattggaagaaagtATTATCTCATTAAGTGACATCATGGATCTCAAAGCCGAAAAGAATGTGAAGACCGTCTGTGAGGGATGGGTATTAGAAAGTGAAGTGAAGAAAGCAGTTGGAAACGTGGCAACAGTGTTATTGAAAAAGGGTATCATGAGCAAAGGTGATATTTTAATATCAGGTAATTCCATTTGCAAAATCAGAAGCATGTTGAATGAAAATGGAGATAACGTTCCAAAGGCATTTCCTTCCCAGGCTGTAGAGATTGTAGGTTGGAAGAGTCTCCCAAATGCAGGTGATGAGGTAATTCAAGTAAAATCAGAGTCCATTGCTAAAAAATACGTCTCCAAAAGACAACATTTGTTGCAAGAAGAGAGTGAAGTTAAAGATATTGAGAAACTAAACGACGACCGGGCTATAGAACAAGAGAAGGTTTCTATGACTGAAGACGAGTTGGATGACTTGGAAGATGGAGATGAAGCCGCAGCAGAAGTTGAAACTGGACCAAAAGATATTaacttcatcatcaagGCTGATGTTTCTGGTTCTGAAGAAGCCATTGTTCAAAGTATCGAACACTTAGGAAATGAAGAAGTAAGATGCAATATTGTTCAATCATCTGTTGGTGTTCCAACAGAAGGTGATTTAAAGATGGCTAAAATCACTGGTAGTACCATCATATGTTTCAACTTGGATAATGTTCCAAACGATATCATCAACAATAAAGATAAGGTGCCAGTTAAACAATTCAACGTCATCTATAAGCTAATAGAAGATGTAACTGAAACTCTCACTGAAAATCTAAAACCAATATTCGAAGAGAAACAGCTTGCTACTGTCGAAATTCGTGAGATTTTCGAATTCAAGGTGAAGCGTAAGTTTATAAAAATTGCCGGCTGCAAAGTTGTTAACGGTAAAGTTAGCAGAAATTCTATGGTAAAGGTTGTCAGAGGTCctcaagaagatgaggtgTACAATGGTAGAATTGCATCCATAAAACAGGGGAAGGAAACTGTTCAAGACGTTAATAAAGGTAATGACTGTGGTATCACACTAGAAAACGATTTCGAAGATTACGAAGTTGGTGATAAGATTATCGTTTATGAAAAGATTAAAGTTCCCCGGTTCTTGTAA